A genomic segment from Toxotes jaculatrix isolate fToxJac2 chromosome 6, fToxJac2.pri, whole genome shotgun sequence encodes:
- the htr2b gene encoding 5-hydroxytryptamine receptor 2B — translation MSQAVAAPLETNSSWPGEESGVQLKWAALLIVMVIIPTIGGNILVILAVSLERKLQNATNYFLMSLAVADLLVGLLVMPIALVTVLYNSDWPLPEFLCPIWLFLDVLFSTASIMHLCAISLDRYVAIKKPIQHSQYKSRAKAIVKIALVWLISICIAIPIPIKGLKNYPLPNNVTFNSNHTCLLKTDTFREFIMFGSLAAFFIPLTIMMVIYLLTVQVLRKKVYLLRSKVTQRFSYPTVSTVFQKEHGVTSPQAEQLNMLDSRLPRMQEKPNAGTTNSPTGGEISFRRMSTMGKKSMQTLSNEQRASKVLGIVFLLFVVMWCPFFITNITSVLCTSCDINVITRLMEIFVWVGYVSSGINPLVYTLFNKTFREAFTRYITCDYKNCASHGPGSHPRASNADRTLTRISFRSSMAENSKLFMKRGMKNGIGAVSYQSPLRCRQAPVQSSSGVVLDTILLTENEDGKQEEHVSCV, via the exons ATGTCTCAGGCAGTCGCGGCTCCACTCGAGACTAACAGCTCATGGCCAGGAGAAGAGTCTGGGGTTCAGCTGAAATGGGCGGCCCTGCTTATTGTCATGGTGATCATCCCCACTATCGGAGGAAACATTCTGGTCATTCTTGCTGTGTCCCTTGAGAGGAAGCTGCAGAATGCCACCAACTATTTTCTGATGTCCCTTGCTGTGGCTGACCTGCTGGTGGGACTCCTAGTGATGCCCATTGCCCTCGTCACTGTTCTCTACA ACTCTGACTGGCCTCTTCCGGAGTTCCTCTGCCCCATTTGGCTCTTCCTTGATGTGCTGTTTTCTACCGCATCCATCATGCACCTATGCGCCATTTCACTGGATCGCTACGTTGCCATCAAGAAGCCAATCCAACACAGCCAGTACAAATCCAGAGCCAAAGCAATCGTGAAGATTGCATTGGTGTGGCTCATATCCATTT GTATTGCAATCCCGATACCAATTAAGGGGCTAAAGAACTATCCTCTTCCCAACAACGTCACCTTCAACAGTAATCACACATGCCTGCTGAAAACAGACACCTTCCGGGAATTTATCATGTTTGGCTCCTTGGCAGCATTCTTCATCCCTCTGACCATCATGATGGTCATCTACCTGCTTACTGTCCAGGTGTTGCGCAAAAAGGTTTATTTGCTCAGGTCAAAGGTGACTCAGCGCTTCAGCTACCCGACAGTCTCCACAGTTTTTCAGAAGGAACACGGTGTGACCTCACCTCAAGCTGAGCAACTGAACATGCTGGACAGCAGACTTCCCAGGATGCAAGAAAAACCAAACGCAGGCACAACAAACTCACCTACAGGAGGAGAAATATCCTTTCGCAGAATGTCAACAATGGGGAAGAAATCAATGCAAACTCTGAGCAATGAGCAGCGCGCCTCAAAGGTGCTGGGCATTGTCTTCCTTCTGTTCGTAGTAATGTGGTGCCCTTTTTTCATTACTAACATCACCTCTGTGTTATGCACCAGCTGTGACATTAACGTAATCACCCGCCTCATGGAGATCTTTGTTTGGGTTGGTTATGTGTCATCAGGTATCAACCCATTGGTCTACACCCTATTCAACAAAACTTTCAGGGAGGCGTTCACACGTTACATCACTTGTGATTACAAAAACTGTGCTAGCCATGGGCCAGGAAGCCACCCAAGGGCCTCAAATGCAGATCGGACCCTTACACGGATTTCATTCAGATCTTCCATGGCAGAAAACTCTAAACTGTTCATGAAACGTGGAATGAAAAATGGCATTGGAGCAGTGAGCTACCAAAGTCCACTAAGGTGCCGGCAAGCACCTGTACAATCATCCAGTGGTGTTGTGTTAGACACAATTCttctgactgaaaatgaagatGGTAAGCAGGAGGAACATGTTAGCTGTGTGTAG